One region of Ahniella affigens genomic DNA includes:
- the katG gene encoding catalase/peroxidase HPI — MSNESKCPFSGDHKSMAVAAGRSNRDWWPKQLNLNLLRQHSEKTDPLQPDFNYAEAFKSLDLAALKKDLYALMTDSQDWWPADYGHYGPFFIRMAWHSAGTYRIADGRGGGGSGMQRFAPLNSWPDNGNLDKARLLLWPIKQKYGQKISWADLMILAGNCALESMGFKTFGFAGGREDRWQPDEDVFWGHEETWLGDKRYSGERDLDNPLAAVQMGLIYVNPEGPNGKPDPLASARDIRETFARMAMNDEETVALIAGGHTFGKCHGAANPADYVGPEPEAADIAAQSQGWLNRFGTGKGVHTITSGLEGAWTPNPIQWDNGYFDTLFGYEWELTKSPAGAHQWTPKGGAGADSVPDAHDPNRRHAPMMATTDLALRTDPAYTAISKRFHENPDQFADAFARAWFKLTHRDMGPLARYLGSEVPTEVLSWQDPLPAVDHPLIDAANADVLAKTILGSGLSLTDLVKTAWASAATFRGSDKRGGANGARIRLAPQRDWAVNEPAELSRVLSVLERIQSQFNAAQADGKKVSLADLIVLAGNVAVAEAARLGGVNVTVPFAPGRTDATEAETDTESFAVLEPKSDAFRNYVRPGLAQRPEELLIDQSQLLTLTVPEITVLFGGLRSLGANVGQSRQGVFTKRPGVLSTDYFVNLLDLGTKWAAASSSQETFEGRDRRTGDLKWTGTRVDLIFGSNSELRALAEVYASSDAAERFVHEFVAVWTKVMNLDRFDLQ, encoded by the coding sequence ATGAGCAACGAGAGCAAGTGCCCGTTTTCGGGTGATCACAAGTCCATGGCTGTCGCCGCTGGTCGCAGCAATCGCGACTGGTGGCCGAAGCAGCTGAATCTGAATCTGTTGCGACAACATTCCGAGAAAACCGATCCGCTGCAACCGGACTTTAACTACGCCGAGGCATTCAAAAGCCTGGATTTGGCCGCGCTGAAGAAGGACCTGTATGCGTTGATGACCGACTCTCAGGATTGGTGGCCGGCAGACTACGGCCATTACGGCCCGTTCTTCATCCGCATGGCCTGGCACAGCGCCGGCACGTACCGGATCGCTGATGGGCGCGGCGGTGGCGGCTCTGGCATGCAGCGCTTTGCACCGCTGAACAGTTGGCCCGATAACGGCAACCTCGACAAAGCGCGACTGCTGCTCTGGCCCATCAAGCAGAAATATGGCCAGAAGATCTCATGGGCCGATCTGATGATCCTCGCGGGCAACTGTGCCCTGGAGTCGATGGGATTCAAGACGTTCGGATTTGCTGGCGGCCGTGAAGATCGGTGGCAGCCTGATGAAGACGTGTTCTGGGGTCACGAAGAAACGTGGCTCGGCGACAAGCGCTACAGTGGCGAGCGCGATCTGGACAACCCATTGGCCGCGGTACAGATGGGCCTGATCTATGTGAATCCGGAGGGCCCGAACGGCAAGCCGGACCCACTTGCGTCCGCTCGCGACATTCGCGAGACATTTGCCCGCATGGCCATGAATGACGAAGAAACGGTCGCACTGATTGCTGGCGGCCACACGTTTGGTAAATGCCATGGCGCGGCGAATCCGGCCGACTATGTGGGCCCAGAACCTGAAGCCGCCGACATCGCCGCACAGAGCCAGGGCTGGCTCAACCGGTTTGGCACCGGCAAAGGCGTGCATACCATTACGAGCGGTCTGGAAGGCGCCTGGACGCCGAATCCGATCCAATGGGACAACGGTTACTTCGACACGCTGTTTGGCTACGAATGGGAACTGACGAAGAGCCCCGCTGGCGCGCATCAATGGACGCCGAAAGGCGGCGCCGGTGCCGACTCGGTGCCAGATGCACATGACCCGAACCGACGGCATGCGCCGATGATGGCGACAACGGACCTGGCATTGCGTACCGACCCGGCATACACCGCGATCAGCAAGCGTTTTCATGAGAACCCGGATCAGTTCGCCGATGCCTTTGCCCGCGCATGGTTCAAGTTGACGCATCGCGATATGGGCCCGCTGGCGCGCTATCTCGGTTCGGAAGTACCGACTGAAGTGTTGAGTTGGCAGGATCCGTTGCCGGCGGTCGATCACCCCTTGATCGACGCCGCCAATGCGGACGTCTTGGCCAAGACGATTCTCGGTAGTGGGCTGTCACTGACCGACCTGGTGAAGACGGCGTGGGCGTCGGCTGCAACGTTCAGAGGCTCCGACAAACGCGGCGGTGCGAACGGCGCGCGTATTCGCCTCGCGCCACAGCGTGACTGGGCAGTCAATGAACCCGCAGAACTTTCCCGAGTCCTGTCGGTTCTGGAACGCATCCAATCTCAGTTCAATGCGGCGCAGGCCGATGGCAAAAAGGTATCGCTCGCCGACCTCATCGTACTGGCTGGCAACGTGGCGGTTGCCGAAGCGGCGCGACTTGGTGGTGTCAACGTGACCGTGCCGTTTGCGCCGGGAAGAACCGATGCCACCGAAGCAGAGACCGATACTGAGTCGTTTGCTGTCCTCGAGCCAAAGTCCGATGCATTCCGCAATTACGTCCGTCCAGGCCTTGCTCAACGCCCTGAGGAATTGCTGATTGACCAGTCGCAGCTACTGACGCTCACCGTGCCGGAAATAACCGTGTTGTTTGGCGGCCTCCGGAGTCTCGGTGCGAACGTGGGTCAGTCGCGCCAGGGCGTGTTCACGAAGCGCCCGGGCGTGCTGAGCACAGACTACTTCGTCAATTTGCTGGACCTCGGAACCAAGTGGGCCGCCGCGTCGAGCAGCCAGGAAACGTTCGAAGGCCGTGACCGTCGGACGGGGGACTTGAAGTGGACGGGCACCCGCGTCGATCTGATCTTCGGCTCGAATTCAGAACTGCGCGCGCTGGCCGAAGTCTACGCAAGCAGCGATGCAGCCGAGCGCTTCGTGCACGAGTTCGTTGCCGTATGGACGAAGGTCATGAACCTGGATCGGTTTGATCTGCAGTAA
- a CDS encoding FAD-dependent monooxygenase, with protein MEHADVVIVGSGLVGASLAIALAGSGRRVVQIEANAEAKLSSRWDERHFVLGEASRLALSDIGVWPEIQIKSPITRILANRAGEFGRLEFRAEDYHVPALGYTVPASQLHTALRAGLTAAAERGLTRWQPAKVLAFDTSEQDVCVVVQREGEVVQLRADLLVAADGMHSALRAMAGIEVAERDYQQTAIVAALRPETPHPGLAYERLTRSGPLAVLPVDDSRSGLIYTVPSAEAEAVLALSDADFLTRLRGDLRDRLGRWRGVGLRQPWPLKLVLAERLISQRLVLIGNAAQSIHPLGAQGFNLGLRDAMALADVLTESPGDAGAVARLQTYAERRRRDRNETVAMSHGLVQTSSAESTGHHVSRFLAMTALAHVPLLKQRLALGAMGFR; from the coding sequence ATGGAACATGCAGATGTTGTGATTGTCGGCTCCGGCCTGGTCGGCGCCAGCCTGGCGATAGCCCTGGCGGGCAGTGGCCGGCGTGTGGTGCAAATCGAAGCCAATGCCGAAGCCAAATTGAGTTCGCGCTGGGATGAGCGCCATTTCGTCTTGGGCGAAGCGAGTCGCTTGGCGCTGTCTGACATCGGCGTTTGGCCCGAGATTCAGATCAAGTCACCCATCACCCGAATCTTGGCCAACCGTGCCGGCGAATTCGGTCGCCTCGAATTCCGCGCCGAGGACTACCATGTGCCAGCGCTCGGCTACACGGTGCCAGCTTCGCAACTGCATACCGCGCTGCGCGCGGGCCTGACCGCGGCAGCAGAACGCGGACTGACGCGCTGGCAGCCAGCCAAGGTGTTGGCCTTCGATACCAGCGAGCAGGACGTCTGTGTGGTCGTGCAACGCGAGGGCGAAGTGGTGCAGTTGCGGGCTGATTTGCTCGTGGCGGCAGACGGGATGCACTCGGCATTGCGAGCGATGGCGGGGATCGAGGTCGCCGAGCGCGACTATCAGCAGACGGCGATCGTGGCGGCACTGCGCCCGGAAACGCCGCATCCCGGTCTGGCCTATGAACGATTGACCCGGTCTGGGCCCCTCGCTGTCTTGCCCGTCGACGACAGTCGATCTGGGCTCATCTACACCGTTCCGAGTGCCGAGGCGGAAGCCGTTCTGGCATTGTCGGACGCCGACTTTCTGACCCGTTTGCGTGGCGATCTTCGCGATCGGCTCGGGCGTTGGCGCGGCGTTGGTCTGCGCCAGCCGTGGCCATTGAAGCTGGTCCTGGCCGAGCGCCTGATTAGCCAGCGCTTGGTGTTGATTGGCAATGCCGCGCAATCCATTCATCCGTTGGGCGCGCAAGGCTTCAATCTCGGTCTCCGCGATGCAATGGCGCTGGCTGATGTTTTGACCGAATCGCCGGGTGACGCGGGTGCAGTCGCGCGCTTGCAGACTTATGCCGAGCGCCGCCGTCGCGATCGCAACGAGACGGTGGCCATGAGCCATGGACTGGTCCAGACTAGCTCGGCGGAAAGCACGGGGCACCATGTCAGTCGGTTCCTGGCGATGACCGCACTCGCGCACGTGCCGCTGCTCAAACAGCGGCTCGCGTTGGGTGCCATGGGTTTTCGCTGA
- a CDS encoding 2OG-Fe(II) oxygenase — MPYCFDQARLMALAAASRDQYQSALPYPHTVIEQLLIPDTARQLRADFPHPDDDMAWDRFGAIGFEVKRASPHEERFPESIRHAVHDLNSGPFIRFLEHLTGIEHLLPDPHLHGAGIHLSKRGDHLGIHADFNWHEGLRAHRRINLLIYLNDDDWQETWGGELEIWSTDAARKEKSVAPIFNRAVIFNTRSDTFHGHPTPLATPEHTYRRSLAMYYYSTERPADELRPVHNTLYKGLHVA, encoded by the coding sequence ATGCCCTATTGTTTTGATCAGGCTCGATTGATGGCGTTGGCGGCGGCCTCGCGCGACCAATACCAAAGCGCCCTGCCCTACCCGCACACCGTGATCGAGCAATTGTTGATTCCTGACACCGCGCGCCAGTTGCGCGCCGATTTTCCGCATCCCGACGACGACATGGCCTGGGACCGCTTCGGCGCAATTGGCTTTGAAGTCAAACGTGCGAGCCCGCACGAAGAGCGGTTTCCGGAGTCGATCCGCCACGCAGTGCACGATCTCAATAGCGGCCCATTCATTCGCTTCCTCGAACATCTGACAGGCATTGAGCATTTGCTGCCCGACCCGCATCTGCACGGCGCCGGCATACACCTGAGCAAGCGGGGCGATCACCTTGGCATTCATGCCGATTTCAACTGGCATGAAGGGTTGCGCGCGCACCGCCGGATCAACTTGCTGATTTATCTCAACGATGATGACTGGCAGGAGACTTGGGGCGGTGAACTCGAAATCTGGTCCACCGATGCCGCGCGCAAGGAAAAATCCGTGGCACCGATCTTCAATCGCGCGGTGATCTTCAATACCCGGAGCGATACGTTTCACGGCCACCCAACCCCTTTGGCAACGCCCGAGCATACGTATCGCCGGTCGCTCGCCATGTACTACTACAGCACCGAACGCCCAGCGGACGAGCTGCGCCCGGTGCACAATACGCTCTACAAGGGTCTGCACGTGGCCTGA
- the uvrB gene encoding excinuclease ABC subunit UvrB, which yields MTNTQPFQLVSDYQPAGDQPEAIRRLIEGFDAGLSHQTLLGVTGSGKTFAIANVVQAVQCPTIVMAPNKTLAAQLYGEFKSFFPNNAVEYFVSYYDYYQPEAYVPSSDTYIEKDASINEHIEQMRLSATKALLERRDALIVATVSAIYGLGDPNEYFKMVLHLTRGDRIDQRELLRRLTELQYTRNEFELKRGTYRVRGETVDVFPAESDNEAIRIELFDGEIESIAVFDPLLGQIRRKLPRFTIFPKSHYVTTRRTTLEAINTIKSELMERLEQLYAQNKLVEAQRLKQRTQFDLEMLSEIGYCQGVENYSRHLTGRMAGESPPTLFDYLPSDALLVVDESHVTIPQIGGMYRGDRSRKETLVEYGFRLPSALDNRPLKFEEFELRAPRAIYVSATPSAYELERSAGQVIEQVVRPTGLVDPMVEVRPVRTQVDDLLSEIRIRVADGDRVLVTTLTKKMAENLTEYLNDAGVKVRYLHSDIDTVERVEIIRDLRLGVFDVLVGINLLREGLDMPEVSLVAILDADKEGFLRSTGSLIQTIGRAARNVRGKAILYAETITRSMRAAMDETERRRNKQLAHNEAHGIVPKSVRKKIVDILEGARDRGEAEATASPVRQVKMKKAAEDAIDYRLLTPSQLSAALKKLETKMYQHAQNLEFEQAAAVRDEMTRVKELGFKSE from the coding sequence ATGACGAACACGCAACCGTTCCAACTGGTCAGTGACTATCAGCCTGCTGGCGACCAGCCCGAAGCGATTCGGCGGTTGATCGAAGGTTTCGACGCCGGGCTCTCGCATCAGACGCTTCTGGGTGTGACGGGTTCGGGCAAGACGTTCGCGATCGCCAACGTCGTGCAGGCGGTGCAGTGCCCGACGATCGTCATGGCGCCCAACAAGACGCTGGCAGCGCAACTCTATGGCGAGTTCAAGTCATTCTTTCCGAACAATGCAGTCGAGTACTTCGTGTCGTACTACGACTACTATCAGCCAGAGGCGTATGTGCCGTCGTCCGACACGTATATCGAGAAGGATGCATCCATCAACGAGCACATCGAGCAGATGCGCCTCTCGGCCACCAAGGCATTGCTGGAGCGGCGCGATGCGCTGATCGTGGCCACGGTGTCGGCGATTTATGGCCTCGGAGACCCGAACGAATATTTCAAGATGGTGCTGCACCTGACCCGCGGCGATCGGATTGATCAGCGCGAATTGCTGCGGCGGCTCACCGAGCTTCAGTACACACGGAATGAGTTCGAGTTGAAGCGCGGTACCTACCGGGTTCGTGGTGAAACGGTCGATGTGTTTCCGGCGGAGTCAGACAACGAGGCGATCCGGATCGAGCTGTTCGATGGTGAGATCGAGAGTATTGCCGTGTTCGATCCGCTTCTGGGCCAGATCCGGCGCAAATTGCCACGCTTCACGATCTTTCCGAAGTCGCACTACGTGACCACGCGGCGCACGACGTTGGAGGCAATCAACACCATCAAGTCAGAATTGATGGAGCGCTTGGAGCAGCTCTACGCTCAAAACAAGCTGGTGGAGGCGCAGCGCCTGAAGCAGCGCACGCAGTTTGACCTGGAGATGCTGAGTGAAATCGGCTACTGCCAGGGCGTGGAGAACTATTCACGCCATTTGACCGGGCGCATGGCGGGTGAGTCGCCGCCAACGTTGTTTGACTACCTGCCGTCTGATGCGCTGCTTGTCGTCGACGAGTCGCATGTGACCATCCCGCAGATTGGTGGCATGTATCGCGGCGATCGGTCACGCAAGGAAACGTTGGTGGAGTATGGCTTTCGATTGCCCTCGGCGCTGGACAATCGACCGCTGAAGTTTGAAGAGTTCGAACTCCGGGCACCGCGCGCCATCTACGTATCAGCCACGCCAAGCGCCTATGAACTGGAGCGTTCGGCCGGGCAGGTGATTGAGCAAGTGGTGCGCCCGACTGGTCTCGTGGATCCAATGGTCGAGGTGCGGCCCGTGCGGACCCAGGTCGACGATCTGTTGTCCGAAATCCGCATTCGGGTGGCCGATGGCGATCGCGTGCTGGTGACGACGCTGACCAAGAAGATGGCCGAGAATTTGACCGAGTACCTGAACGACGCCGGAGTCAAAGTCCGATATCTGCATTCCGATATCGATACGGTGGAACGCGTGGAGATCATTCGCGACCTGCGCTTGGGGGTGTTCGATGTGCTGGTGGGGATCAACCTGCTGCGCGAAGGTCTGGACATGCCGGAAGTGTCGCTCGTCGCCATTCTCGATGCCGACAAGGAAGGGTTCCTCCGTTCAACCGGCTCGTTGATCCAGACGATTGGCCGCGCCGCCCGAAACGTTCGCGGCAAGGCGATTCTTTACGCCGAAACGATCACCCGCTCGATGCGAGCGGCGATGGACGAAACGGAGCGGCGTCGCAACAAGCAGTTGGCCCACAACGAGGCGCACGGCATTGTGCCGAAGAGCGTCCGGAAGAAGATTGTCGACATCCTCGAAGGGGCGCGTGATCGCGGCGAGGCGGAAGCCACGGCAAGCCCTGTGCGTCAGGTCAAGATGAAGAAGGCTGCAGAGGACGCGATTGACTATCGACTGCTGACGCCGTCGCAATTGTCGGCGGCACTGAAGAAGCTCGAAACCAAGATGTACCAGCATGCGCAGAATCTCGAATTCGAGCAGGCCGCAGCCGTGCGCGACGAGATGACGCGCGTCAAGGAACTGGGCTTCAAGTCGGAGTAG
- the tdh gene encoding L-threonine 3-dehydrogenase, translating into MSRMMKALVKREAIKGIWMEQVPMPEVGTNDVLIKLEKTAICGTDLHIYKWDEWSQRTITPGLVIGHEFVGRVVEMGAGVRNYEVGQRVSAEGHIVCGVCRNCRAGRQHLCPNTVGIGVNRNGAFAEYISVPASNLWPIPDQIPSELAAFFDPYGNAAHCALEFDVIGEDVLITGAGPIGIIAAGICKHIGARNVVVTDINDYRLKLAADMGATRVVNVAKQSLKEVVKDLHIEGFDVGLEMSGNQRAFQDMLDCMYHGGKVALLGILPKGAGIDWDKVIFKGLTLHGIYGRRMYETWYKMTQMVLTGFPLQKVLTHQIHIDDFQKGFDLMDAGVCGKVVCSWN; encoded by the coding sequence ATGTCGCGGATGATGAAAGCCCTGGTCAAGCGGGAAGCCATCAAGGGCATCTGGATGGAGCAGGTGCCGATGCCCGAAGTCGGCACCAATGATGTGCTGATCAAACTGGAAAAGACCGCCATCTGCGGCACCGACCTGCATATCTACAAATGGGATGAATGGAGCCAGCGCACGATCACGCCCGGGCTCGTCATCGGTCATGAATTTGTCGGCCGCGTGGTCGAAATGGGCGCTGGCGTCCGCAACTATGAAGTGGGTCAACGGGTTTCGGCCGAGGGGCATATCGTCTGCGGCGTCTGCCGCAACTGCCGGGCCGGACGCCAGCATCTGTGCCCAAACACGGTCGGCATCGGCGTCAACCGCAACGGCGCCTTCGCTGAATACATCAGCGTTCCAGCGAGCAATCTGTGGCCGATTCCGGATCAGATTCCGAGCGAATTGGCGGCATTCTTCGATCCTTACGGCAACGCGGCGCACTGCGCCCTCGAATTCGATGTCATCGGCGAGGATGTGCTCATCACCGGCGCGGGCCCGATCGGCATCATCGCGGCGGGGATCTGCAAACATATCGGCGCGCGCAATGTCGTGGTCACTGACATCAACGACTATCGACTCAAACTCGCGGCCGACATGGGTGCCACCCGGGTCGTCAATGTGGCGAAGCAGTCGTTGAAGGAAGTGGTCAAGGATCTGCATATCGAAGGCTTCGATGTGGGTCTTGAAATGAGCGGCAACCAACGCGCGTTCCAGGACATGCTCGACTGCATGTACCACGGCGGCAAGGTCGCCCTGCTTGGCATTCTGCCGAAGGGTGCAGGCATTGACTGGGACAAGGTCATTTTCAAGGGGCTGACGCTGCACGGCATTTACGGGCGCCGCATGTATGAAACCTGGTACAAGATGACCCAGATGGTGCTGACCGGCTTTCCGCTGCAGAAAGTGCTGACGCATCAGATTCACATCGATGATTTCCAGAAGGGATTCGATCTGATGGATGCCGGCGTTTGTGGCAAAGTGGTGTGTAGCTGGAACTGA
- a CDS encoding FAD-dependent monooxygenase, which produces MNPIREEIVISGAGVAGASLALALVRAGVPVCLLEQHRLPEPSIDLDIRVVALSPSAILLFEALAVWPLPEGKATPYQQMAVTGAANAAGVQFAARDIAQPALGHIVELRALQVALHRALLASRLCDFRVGQSIAVLNRRDDQLDLELADGSRKRPGLLVVAEGEFSGLREQLGIGSHGRDYQSAGIVCHLETERPNPGIAFQRFDEGGPLAFLPIAGGRSSLVWTRPTEQVADLLALSDTEFAERLGTASAHRFGAVRVVSPRQSFPFRLALADQVAGARVVLIGDAAHKVHPLAGLGLNLGLQDVAALYDVIMDARRRGRDLGGAGSLQRYQAWRQSDAEFTAGLVDAMERGFRGAADSGLPGLLQTGLGWLNHLKPLKRLLTEAACGQVGRMPSLMRVSTLSAR; this is translated from the coding sequence ATGAATCCGATCCGCGAAGAAATCGTCATTAGTGGCGCCGGCGTCGCAGGCGCCAGTCTGGCGCTCGCCCTGGTGCGTGCCGGCGTGCCGGTGTGTTTGCTGGAGCAGCATCGACTGCCGGAGCCGAGCATCGATCTCGATATCCGAGTTGTCGCGCTGTCGCCTTCGGCCATCTTGCTGTTCGAAGCATTGGCCGTTTGGCCATTGCCGGAAGGCAAAGCCACGCCGTATCAGCAGATGGCGGTGACTGGCGCGGCGAATGCCGCGGGCGTGCAATTCGCAGCGCGCGACATTGCCCAGCCAGCGCTTGGTCACATCGTTGAATTGCGTGCGTTGCAAGTGGCGTTGCACCGTGCGCTGCTGGCGTCACGACTGTGCGACTTTCGTGTCGGGCAGTCGATCGCCGTGCTGAATCGTCGTGACGACCAACTCGATCTGGAACTCGCCGATGGCAGTCGCAAGCGGCCGGGCTTGCTCGTGGTTGCCGAAGGCGAGTTCTCCGGTCTGCGCGAGCAGCTTGGCATTGGCAGTCATGGTCGCGACTACCAGAGCGCTGGCATTGTCTGTCATCTTGAAACCGAGCGTCCCAATCCCGGCATCGCCTTTCAGCGCTTCGACGAAGGTGGGCCACTGGCGTTTCTGCCGATTGCTGGTGGACGCTCCAGCTTGGTTTGGACGCGGCCGACGGAGCAGGTGGCTGATCTGCTCGCGCTTTCGGATACCGAGTTTGCCGAACGCTTGGGCACAGCCAGCGCGCACCGATTTGGCGCTGTTCGCGTGGTCAGTCCCAGGCAGTCGTTTCCCTTTCGCCTGGCGCTTGCCGATCAAGTGGCTGGCGCGCGCGTGGTGTTGATCGGCGATGCGGCGCACAAGGTGCATCCGCTGGCTGGATTGGGATTGAATCTCGGATTGCAGGATGTCGCTGCGTTGTACGACGTGATCATGGATGCAAGACGACGCGGCCGCGACCTCGGCGGTGCGGGCAGCTTGCAGCGTTATCAGGCTTGGCGACAGAGCGATGCCGAATTCACCGCCGGCTTGGTCGATGCCATGGAGCGGGGCTTTCGTGGTGCTGCGGACTCAGGCCTGCCCGGTTTGCTCCAAACTGGCTTGGGTTGGTTGAACCACTTGAAGCCCCTGAAGCGACTGTTGACTGAGGCGGCATGTGGGCAAGTGGGGCGCATGCCGAGCTTGATGCGGGTGTCGACCCTTAGCGCGCGCTGA
- a CDS encoding S46 family peptidase, which yields MIRYSGVLCLLLLLCPAVGRTLEGMWPPETSGALRSEAESLGFHWADQAPLEPSAAPLSAIVSLGTCTGVLVSPDGLILTNQHCLLPSLQIGSDAKTDLLRDGFLARDRKSERALDPNLRVYLVQEQIDVTRAVLRGSVRSRGRTRYERVDRVSKGMVEHCERSGDRRCDLLVSNGGGQFQLVRQFELRDLRLVYAPPSAAANFGGEFDNWMWPRHAADIALLRAYVAPDGSSSDYAETNVPYRSRHWLATSRAGFEPGDPVWLAGFPLRTHRNRTAAELANVIEWQYPRSIQAMNEVMAAINLEGKRRPDVLKKYGAIMQSLANYEKNFRGQLSGFAERHALDSKRIDERTFRDWLKADSERADRYWSDVEALDAHLARWQSQRERDFVYTSVLSGGGAIAQGLGLARDLYRWSLASQKPAYQRDFGYQRRDAYKYVARVESFDKRFDLTLDQRLFEIWLTRYLALPADQRIVELDRWLGLPAKAERPTLAAIQPRIDALFRGTRVGDLNVRQQWLHASPTSLERSKDPMMQLAITLYPAIRRFEKEFKEWQGDDARFRAGYLDALRAYRDGLGDAYYPDANGGLRLALGSIRGDLPGELSVSRYQTTMSGLLAKVSESPDFSYPEPMLSHARRGDFGRYREPAVSNDLPVNFLTDLDITGGNSGSPTINAKGELIGLAFDTTWDSVPSNWVFDPERTRTIHVDARYWLWLLDEVMHADALLVEMGLAPVAPEMSDDDDEHATVPTGQ from the coding sequence ATGATTCGGTATTCCGGCGTGCTTTGCCTGCTGCTCCTGTTGTGTCCGGCTGTGGGCCGGACACTGGAGGGCATGTGGCCGCCAGAGACGAGTGGTGCATTGCGATCCGAAGCCGAATCCTTGGGCTTCCATTGGGCCGATCAAGCGCCCCTGGAGCCCAGTGCCGCCCCGCTGTCGGCCATTGTGAGCCTGGGTACTTGTACCGGCGTGCTGGTGTCGCCCGATGGACTGATCCTGACGAACCAGCACTGCCTGCTGCCATCGCTGCAAATCGGGTCCGATGCGAAAACCGATCTGCTTCGCGACGGATTCCTTGCGCGTGATCGCAAGTCAGAGCGTGCGCTCGACCCCAATCTGCGCGTGTATCTGGTGCAAGAGCAGATCGACGTGACCCGCGCCGTGCTGCGAGGCTCGGTGCGAAGCCGGGGCCGCACGCGCTATGAGCGCGTCGATCGGGTCAGCAAAGGCATGGTGGAACATTGCGAGCGTTCAGGCGACCGCCGTTGCGATCTATTGGTCAGCAATGGTGGCGGGCAGTTTCAACTGGTCCGCCAGTTCGAACTGCGCGACTTGCGCCTCGTTTATGCGCCACCCAGTGCGGCCGCCAACTTTGGCGGTGAATTCGATAATTGGATGTGGCCCAGGCATGCCGCCGATATTGCGTTGCTGCGTGCCTATGTCGCACCGGATGGCAGCAGTAGCGACTATGCCGAGACCAATGTGCCGTATCGATCGCGGCATTGGTTGGCGACCAGCCGGGCGGGCTTTGAACCCGGGGATCCGGTGTGGCTCGCCGGTTTTCCCTTGCGTACGCACCGCAATCGCACGGCTGCCGAGTTGGCCAATGTCATCGAATGGCAGTATCCGCGTTCGATTCAGGCGATGAACGAAGTGATGGCGGCGATCAATCTGGAGGGCAAGCGACGTCCGGACGTGCTTAAGAAGTACGGTGCGATCATGCAATCGCTGGCCAACTACGAGAAGAACTTCCGAGGGCAGCTCTCCGGGTTTGCCGAGCGGCACGCGCTCGACTCGAAGCGCATCGATGAACGGACCTTTCGCGACTGGCTGAAAGCCGACTCCGAGCGCGCCGATCGCTATTGGTCGGACGTCGAGGCACTCGATGCGCACCTTGCGCGTTGGCAGTCGCAACGCGAGCGCGATTTCGTTTACACGAGTGTGCTGAGCGGTGGTGGCGCGATCGCGCAAGGGCTCGGATTGGCAAGAGATCTGTACCGCTGGAGTCTGGCCAGTCAAAAGCCGGCGTATCAGCGGGATTTCGGCTACCAGCGCCGCGATGCCTACAAGTACGTTGCGCGCGTCGAGAGCTTCGACAAGCGATTCGATTTGACGCTCGATCAGCGGCTGTTCGAGATCTGGCTGACGCGTTACCTGGCGCTTCCGGCTGATCAGCGCATCGTCGAGCTGGATCGCTGGCTGGGACTCCCGGCGAAAGCCGAACGGCCGACGCTCGCCGCGATCCAGCCCCGCATCGATGCGCTGTTCCGGGGTACGCGCGTCGGCGATCTGAATGTGCGGCAGCAATGGTTGCACGCGAGCCCCACGTCGCTCGAACGCAGCAAAGACCCGATGATGCAACTTGCGATCACGCTGTATCCGGCGATTCGCCGATTCGAGAAAGAGTTCAAGGAGTGGCAGGGCGACGACGCCCGGTTTCGAGCTGGGTATCTTGATGCGCTGCGGGCTTATCGCGACGGCTTGGGCGATGCCTACTACCCCGACGCGAATGGCGGTTTGCGGCTGGCCTTGGGGAGCATCCGTGGCGACTTGCCCGGTGAACTATCGGTATCGCGGTATCAGACCACCATGTCTGGCCTCTTGGCGAAAGTCAGTGAGTCACCGGATTTCAGTTACCCGGAGCCCATGCTGAGTCACGCTCGGCGTGGCGACTTCGGTCGCTATCGCGAGCCCGCCGTCAGCAACGATCTGCCGGTGAACTTTCTGACTGACCTCGATATTACGGGCGGCAACTCCGGTTCGCCCACCATCAACGCCAAAGGGGAGTTGATTGGTCTGGCATTCGACACCACTTGGGATAGTGTGCCATCGAACTGGGTCTTTGATCCCGAGCGCACGCGTACCATCCATGTCGATGCCCGTTACTGGCTGTGGCTGTTGGACGAGGTGATGCATGCCGATGCGTTGTTGGTTGAGATGGGACTGGCGCCTGTCGCCCCGGAAATGAGTGATGACGATGACGAACACGCAACCGTTCCAACTGGTCAGTGA